A single region of the Ochotona princeps isolate mOchPri1 chromosome 10, mOchPri1.hap1, whole genome shotgun sequence genome encodes:
- the IL20 gene encoding interleukin-20, whose amino-acid sequence MKGSRLAFGLLSAVFHLLWAPSTGLRTLQLGSCVISTNLQEIQHGFTEIRQSVQAQDENLDVRLLRRTESMQDTQPVNRCCLLRHLLRLYLERVFKLYRSPDHHTLQSISKLANSLLSIKKELRLCHANAKCPCGEEATEKYSRILSHFEELEPQVAVVKALGELDILLRWMEETT is encoded by the exons ATGAAAGGCTCTAGGCTGGCCTTtggtctcctctctgctgtgttccaTCTCCTCTGGGCTCCTTCTACCGGCCTCCGGACACTCCAGCTAGGAAGCTGTGTGATCAGCACAAACCTCCAGGAGATACAACATGGATTTACTGAGATCCGCCAGAGTGTG CAAGCCCAAGACGAAAACCTGGATGTGAGACTCTTAAGGAGGACTGAGTCTATGCAAGACACACAG CCTGTGAATCGGTGCTGTCTCCTCCGCCATTTACTGAGACTCTACCTAGAGAGAGTATTTAAACTCTACCGGAGCCCTGATCATCACACCCTTCAAAGTATCAGCAAGCTCGCCAACTCCCTTCTGAGCATCAAGAAGGAGCTGCGGCTCTGT CATGCCAATGCAAAATGCCCTTGTGGGGAGGAAGCCACAGAGAAATACAGTCGGATTCTGAGTCACTTCGAAGAG CTGGAGCCACAGGTGGCCGTGGTGAAAGCCTTGGGGGAGCTGGACATCCTCCTGCGGTGGATGGAGGAGACAACCTAG